The Streptomyces griseiscabiei genome includes a window with the following:
- a CDS encoding NADH-quinone oxidoreductase subunit J: MSAQFSQLAAYTTSTGEAFQFWVLGTIAVIGALCTVFMKRAVHSALCLAGTMVILAVFYLANGAYFLGVVQIVVYTGAIMMLFLFVVMLVGVTAADSLKETIKGQRWLALLCGAGFGILLIAGIGNASLTEFDGLGTANAGGNVEGLAALIFTDYVFAFELTGALLITAAVGAMVLTHRERTERAKTQRELAEQRVREGKHLPPLPAPGVYARHNAVDVPGLLPDGTTSELTVSKTLRDRGQVRDVSTEALSDLKALEQRAEDRLERTNSGAGNGGNGRNGGKSGEAAK, encoded by the coding sequence ATGAGCGCGCAGTTCTCCCAGCTCGCCGCCTACACCACCTCCACCGGTGAGGCCTTCCAGTTCTGGGTGCTCGGCACGATCGCGGTGATCGGCGCCCTGTGCACCGTCTTCATGAAGAGGGCCGTGCACAGCGCCCTCTGTCTCGCCGGCACGATGGTGATCCTGGCGGTGTTCTACCTCGCCAACGGCGCCTACTTCCTGGGCGTCGTGCAGATCGTCGTCTACACCGGCGCGATCATGATGCTGTTCCTGTTCGTGGTGATGCTCGTCGGTGTCACCGCCGCGGACTCCCTGAAGGAGACCATCAAGGGCCAGCGCTGGCTGGCCCTCCTGTGCGGCGCCGGCTTCGGCATCCTGCTGATCGCGGGCATCGGCAACGCCTCGCTGACGGAGTTCGACGGCCTCGGCACCGCCAACGCGGGCGGCAACGTGGAGGGCCTCGCGGCCCTGATCTTCACCGACTACGTGTTCGCGTTCGAACTCACCGGCGCCCTCCTCATCACGGCCGCCGTCGGCGCCATGGTCCTCACCCACCGTGAGCGCACCGAGCGCGCCAAGACCCAGCGCGAGCTGGCCGAGCAGCGCGTACGCGAGGGCAAGCACCTCCCGCCGCTGCCGGCCCCCGGGGTGTACGCCCGGCACAACGCGGTCGACGTCCCGGGCCTGCTGCCCGACGGCACCACGTCCGAGCTGACCGTCAGCAAGACCCTGCGGGACCGGGGCCAGGTCCGCGATGTGTCGACCGAGGCGCTGAGCGACCTCAAGGCCCTGGAACAGCGCGCCGAGGACCGGCTGGAGCGCACCAACAGCGGCGCCGGAAACGGCGGGAACGGCCGGAACGGCGGCAAGAGCGGGGAGGCAGCGAAGTGA
- the nuoK gene encoding NADH-quinone oxidoreductase subunit NuoK: MNPVNYLYLAALLFTIGATGVLIRRNAIVVFMCVELMLNACNLALVAFSRMHGNLDGQIIAFFTMVVAAAEVVVGLAIIVSLFRSRHSASVDDASLMKL, encoded by the coding sequence GTGAATCCCGTCAACTACCTGTATCTCGCCGCCCTGCTGTTCACGATCGGCGCCACCGGCGTCCTGATCAGGCGGAACGCGATCGTGGTGTTCATGTGCGTGGAGCTGATGCTCAACGCCTGCAACCTCGCCCTGGTCGCCTTCTCCCGGATGCACGGCAATCTCGACGGCCAGATCATCGCCTTCTTCACGATGGTCGTCGCCGCCGCGGAGGTCGTGGTCGGACTCGCGATCATCGTGTCGCTGTTCCGGTCCCGCCACTCGGCCTCGGTCGACGACGCCAGCCTGATGAAGCTGTAA
- the nuoH gene encoding NADH-quinone oxidoreductase subunit NuoH, which translates to MSPLYLAAEDLSMFGRDPWWLVVVKAVFCFAFLMITVLFSIVWERKVVAWMQLRIGPNRHGPWGMLQSLADGIKLMLKEDVIVKRADKVVYVLAPIVAAIPAFMAIAVIPFGPAGNEISIFGQRTTMQLTDLPIAMLYILAVASVGIYGIVLAGWSSGSTYPLLGGLRSCAQMISYEIAMGAAFASVFLYSGSMSTSAIVEAQADRWYIVLLPVSFVIYIVTMVGETNRAPFDMPESEGDLVGGFNTEYSSIKFAMFMLAEYVNMVTVSAVSVTLFLGGWRAPYPISTFWEGANHGWWPMLWFVVKVQLLLFFFIWLRGTLPRVRYDQLMKLGWKVLLPVSVVWLMLVATVRTLRNENYDFAEIALYVAGAVIVLFLLSVVADMFRDRREAQELPAEPAGFDPMAGGFPVPPLPGQTLPPVPRRRPRRERELIVSGGSDTDSDGSSNGREASDG; encoded by the coding sequence GTGAGCCCCTTGTACCTCGCCGCGGAAGACCTCTCGATGTTCGGCCGCGACCCCTGGTGGCTGGTCGTCGTCAAGGCGGTGTTCTGCTTCGCCTTCCTGATGATCACCGTGCTGTTCTCCATCGTGTGGGAACGCAAGGTCGTCGCCTGGATGCAGCTGCGCATCGGCCCCAACCGGCACGGCCCCTGGGGCATGCTCCAGTCGCTCGCCGACGGCATCAAGCTGATGCTCAAGGAAGACGTCATCGTCAAACGCGCGGACAAGGTCGTCTACGTCCTCGCGCCGATCGTCGCGGCCATCCCGGCCTTCATGGCGATCGCGGTGATCCCCTTCGGTCCCGCAGGCAACGAGATCTCGATCTTCGGCCAGCGCACCACGATGCAGCTCACCGACCTGCCGATCGCGATGCTCTACATCCTCGCGGTCGCCTCCGTCGGCATCTACGGCATCGTCCTCGCGGGCTGGAGCTCCGGCTCCACCTACCCGCTCCTCGGCGGCCTGCGCTCCTGCGCGCAGATGATCTCGTACGAGATCGCCATGGGCGCCGCGTTCGCCTCCGTCTTCCTCTACTCCGGGTCGATGTCGACCTCGGCGATCGTGGAGGCGCAGGCGGACCGCTGGTACATCGTGCTGCTGCCGGTCTCGTTCGTGATCTACATCGTGACCATGGTCGGCGAGACCAACCGCGCCCCGTTCGACATGCCGGAGTCCGAGGGCGACCTGGTCGGCGGCTTCAACACCGAGTACTCGTCGATCAAGTTCGCGATGTTCATGCTCGCCGAGTACGTCAACATGGTGACCGTCTCCGCGGTGTCGGTGACGCTCTTCCTCGGCGGCTGGCGGGCCCCCTACCCCATCAGCACCTTCTGGGAGGGCGCCAACCACGGCTGGTGGCCGATGCTCTGGTTCGTGGTGAAGGTGCAGCTGCTGCTGTTCTTCTTCATCTGGCTGCGCGGCACCCTCCCGCGCGTCCGCTACGACCAGCTGATGAAGCTCGGCTGGAAGGTCCTCCTCCCGGTCTCCGTGGTCTGGCTGATGCTCGTCGCGACCGTACGGACCCTGCGCAACGAGAACTACGACTTCGCCGAGATCGCCCTGTACGTGGCCGGCGCCGTCATCGTCCTGTTCCTGCTCTCCGTGGTCGCCGACATGTTCCGCGACCGGCGCGAAGCACAGGAACTGCCCGCGGAACCGGCCGGGTTCGACCCGATGGCGGGTGGATTCCCCGTACCGCCCCTGCCCGGACAGACCCTCCCGCCGGTGCCGCGCAGGCGCCCGCGCCGGGAGCGGGAGCTGATTGTCAGTGGTGGGTCCGATACTGACAGTGACGGATCTTCGAATGGGAGGGAGGCGTCCGATGGCTGA
- the nuoI gene encoding NADH-quinone oxidoreductase subunit NuoI, with the protein MAEEPKENKQGFQNPVAGFGVTFKAMFKKRLTEQYPEQQKTTAPRFHGRHQLNRHPDGLEKCVGCELCAWACPADAIYVEGADNTDEERYSPGERYGRVYQINYARCILCGLCIEACPTRALTMTNEFELADSSRANLIYTKEQLLAGLEEGMVDSPHSIFPGTDEQDYYRGLVTEAAPGTVRQVAGSKGEKPEEKGVDV; encoded by the coding sequence ATGGCTGAGGAGCCGAAAGAGAACAAGCAGGGGTTCCAGAACCCCGTCGCCGGCTTCGGCGTGACCTTCAAGGCCATGTTCAAGAAGCGGCTGACCGAGCAGTATCCGGAGCAGCAGAAGACCACGGCCCCGCGGTTCCACGGCAGGCACCAGCTCAACCGCCATCCGGACGGCCTGGAGAAGTGCGTCGGCTGCGAGCTGTGCGCCTGGGCGTGTCCCGCCGACGCCATCTACGTGGAGGGCGCCGACAACACGGACGAGGAGCGCTACTCCCCGGGCGAGCGGTACGGCCGCGTCTACCAGATCAACTACGCCCGCTGCATCCTGTGCGGCCTGTGCATCGAGGCGTGCCCCACGCGCGCGCTGACGATGACCAACGAGTTCGAGCTGGCCGACTCCAGCCGCGCCAACCTCATCTACACCAAGGAGCAGCTGCTCGCCGGTCTGGAGGAGGGCATGGTCGACTCGCCGCACTCCATCTTCCCGGGCACGGACGAACAGGACTACTACCGGGGGCTGGTCACCGAGGCCGCGCCCGGGACGGTACGTCAGGTCGCCGGCTCCAAGGGCGAGAAGCCGGAGGAGAAGGGGGTGGACGTATGA
- a CDS encoding NADH-quinone oxidoreductase subunit G — MTVTTSAPSGGGEAAVPPEDLVSLTIDGAEISVPKGTLVIRAAEQLGVEIPRFCDHPLLDPVGACRQCIVEVEGQRKPMASCTITCTDGMVVKTHLTSPVAEKAQKGVMELLLINHPLDCPVCDKGGECPLQNQAMSHGHSESRFEGRKRTYEKPVPISTQVLLDRERCVLCARCTRFSNQVAGDPMIELVERGALQQVGTGEGDPFESYFSGNTIQICPVGALTSAAYRFRSRPFDLVSSPSVCEHCSGGCATRTDHRRGKVMRRLAANDTDVNEEWICDKGRFAFRYAQRPDRLTTPLVRNADGVLEPASWPEALEVAARGLLAARGRAGVLTGGRLTVEDAYAYSKFARVALDTNDIDFRARVHSGEEADFLAARVAGRGRDLDGTGVTYASLEEAPAVLLVGFEAEEEAPGVFLRLRKAWRKHKQQVYSLATHATRGLTKAGGTLLPAAPGTETEWLDALASGFGLDEDGTRAAEALRAEGAVIVVGERFAAVAGGLTAAVRAASLTGAKLVWIPRRAGERAAVEAGALPSALPGGRPATDPRAREEVAAAWGVAELPARYGRDTGQIVEAAATGELGALVVAGVELADLSDPPRAREALSAVGFLVSLELRPSEVTDRADVVLPVAAVAEKAGTFLNWEGRVRMFEAALKPDQMTRRVAPTDARALQMLADAMDVHLGLPDLRTTRAELDRLGSWDGARANEPVEVAAALPRPAAGEAVLAGHRLLLDQGRLQDGDDALAGTRHAAHARVSAATAAEAGVKNGDVLAVSGPAGAVELPLLITEMPDRVVWLPLNSTGSGVASDTGATPGALVRIGPATLPAEAPEEVEA; from the coding sequence ATGACCGTGACCACCAGCGCTCCCTCCGGGGGCGGGGAGGCGGCGGTCCCGCCGGAAGATCTCGTCTCGCTGACGATCGACGGCGCCGAGATCAGCGTGCCCAAGGGCACCCTGGTCATCCGGGCCGCCGAGCAACTCGGCGTCGAGATCCCCCGCTTCTGCGACCACCCCCTCCTGGACCCGGTCGGCGCCTGCCGGCAGTGCATCGTCGAGGTCGAGGGCCAGCGCAAGCCCATGGCGTCCTGCACGATCACCTGTACGGACGGGATGGTCGTCAAGACTCATCTGACCTCCCCGGTCGCGGAGAAGGCCCAGAAGGGTGTGATGGAGCTCCTGCTCATCAACCACCCGCTGGACTGCCCCGTCTGCGACAAGGGCGGCGAATGCCCCCTGCAGAACCAGGCCATGTCGCACGGCCACTCGGAGTCCCGCTTCGAGGGCCGCAAACGCACCTACGAGAAGCCGGTACCGATCTCCACCCAGGTACTGCTCGACCGCGAGCGGTGCGTGCTGTGCGCCCGCTGCACCCGCTTCTCCAACCAGGTCGCCGGCGACCCGATGATCGAACTGGTCGAGCGGGGCGCCCTCCAGCAGGTCGGCACCGGCGAGGGCGACCCCTTCGAGTCGTACTTCTCCGGGAACACCATCCAGATCTGCCCGGTCGGCGCGCTGACCTCGGCGGCGTACCGATTCCGCTCCCGTCCCTTCGACCTCGTCTCCTCGCCGTCCGTGTGCGAGCACTGCTCCGGCGGCTGCGCGACCCGCACCGACCACCGGCGCGGCAAGGTCATGCGGCGGCTCGCGGCGAACGACACCGACGTCAACGAGGAGTGGATCTGCGACAAGGGCCGCTTCGCGTTCCGCTACGCGCAGCGTCCGGACCGGCTCACCACCCCACTCGTCCGCAACGCCGACGGTGTCCTGGAACCCGCGTCCTGGCCGGAGGCCCTGGAGGTGGCCGCCCGCGGACTCCTCGCCGCGCGCGGCCGGGCCGGTGTCCTCACCGGCGGCCGGCTCACCGTCGAGGACGCCTACGCGTACAGCAAGTTCGCGCGCGTGGCGCTCGACACCAACGACATCGACTTCCGCGCGCGCGTGCACAGCGGCGAGGAGGCCGATTTCCTGGCCGCCCGGGTCGCCGGACGGGGCCGCGACCTCGACGGTACGGGCGTCACGTACGCCTCGCTGGAGGAGGCGCCCGCGGTCCTGCTGGTCGGGTTCGAGGCCGAGGAGGAGGCGCCCGGCGTCTTCCTGAGGCTGCGCAAGGCCTGGCGCAAGCACAAGCAGCAGGTGTACTCGCTGGCCACGCACGCCACCCGGGGCCTCACGAAGGCCGGCGGCACGCTGCTGCCCGCCGCGCCCGGCACCGAGACCGAGTGGCTGGACGCCCTCGCCAGCGGCTTCGGTCTCGACGAGGACGGCACCAGGGCCGCCGAGGCGCTGCGCGCCGAGGGCGCCGTGATCGTCGTCGGCGAGCGGTTCGCGGCCGTCGCCGGCGGACTCACCGCCGCCGTACGGGCCGCGTCCCTGACCGGCGCGAAGCTGGTGTGGATCCCGCGCCGGGCGGGGGAGCGGGCCGCCGTCGAGGCGGGCGCCCTGCCGTCGGCGCTGCCGGGCGGACGCCCGGCCACCGACCCGCGCGCGCGGGAGGAGGTCGCCGCCGCCTGGGGCGTCGCCGAACTCCCCGCGCGCTACGGCCGGGACACCGGGCAGATCGTCGAGGCCGCCGCCACCGGAGAGCTCGGGGCCCTGGTGGTGGCGGGTGTGGAACTCGCCGATCTGTCCGATCCGCCGCGCGCGCGTGAGGCGCTGTCCGCGGTGGGCTTCCTGGTGTCGCTGGAACTGCGGCCCAGCGAGGTCACCGACCGCGCGGACGTCGTCCTCCCGGTCGCCGCCGTCGCCGAGAAGGCGGGCACCTTCCTCAACTGGGAAGGCCGCGTGCGGATGTTCGAGGCCGCACTGAAGCCCGACCAGATGACCCGCCGGGTGGCACCCACCGACGCACGGGCCCTGCAGATGCTGGCCGACGCCATGGACGTCCACCTCGGGCTGCCCGATCTGCGCACCACGCGCGCGGAGCTGGACCGGCTCGGGTCGTGGGACGGGGCGCGGGCCAACGAGCCGGTGGAGGTCGCCGCCGCGCTGCCCCGCCCGGCCGCCGGAGAGGCCGTGCTCGCCGGGCACCGGCTGCTGCTCGACCAGGGCCGCCTCCAGGACGGCGACGACGCGCTCGCCGGGACCCGGCACGCCGCCCACGCGCGCGTGTCCGCCGCCACGGCCGCCGAGGCAGGCGTCAAGAACGGCGACGTCCTCGCGGTCAGCGGCCCCGCCGGGGCCGTCGAACTGCCGCTGCTGATCACCGAGATGCCCGACCGCGTGGTCTGGCTGCCGCTGAACTCCACCGGCTCGGGCGTCGCCTCCGACACCGGGGCGACACCCGGCGCACTCGTCCGTATCGGCCCCGCGACCCTCCCGGCCGAGGCCCCCGAGGAGGTGGAGGCGTGA
- the nuoF gene encoding NADH-quinone oxidoreductase subunit NuoF, whose product MMTLAPEIKGTSPEKLLAPVLSAFWDEDRPWSLDVYRRHEGYEGLRKALAMSPDDVIAYVKESGLRGRGGAGFPTGMKWQFIPQGDGKPHYLVVNADESEPGTCKDIPLLFANPHSLIEGIVIACHAIRSSHAFIYLRGEVVPVLRRLHEAVREAYEAGFLGENILGSGLDLQLTVHAGAGAYICGEETALLDSLEGRRGQPRLRPPFPAVEGLYACPTVVNNVESIASVPAIMHKGKEWFRSMGSEKSPGFTLYSLSGHVASPGQYEGPLGITLRQLLEMSGGMRPGHRLKFWTPGGSSTPMFTDEHLDVPLDYEGVAAAGSMLGTKALQCFDETTCVVRAVTRWTEFYAHESCGKCTPCREGTYWLVQLLRDIEAGKGVMSDLDKLNDIADNINGKSFCALGDGAASPIFSSLKYFRAEYEDHITGRGCPFDPARSTAWADKDKHAEVNA is encoded by the coding sequence GTGATGACGTTGGCACCCGAGATCAAGGGCACCAGCCCGGAGAAACTGCTCGCACCCGTGCTGTCGGCCTTCTGGGACGAGGACAGGCCGTGGTCGCTCGACGTCTACCGAAGGCACGAGGGGTACGAGGGGCTGCGCAAGGCGCTGGCCATGTCACCGGACGACGTCATCGCGTACGTCAAGGAGTCGGGACTGCGCGGCCGTGGCGGCGCGGGATTCCCGACCGGAATGAAATGGCAGTTCATTCCCCAGGGTGATGGAAAACCACATTATCTAGTTGTCAACGCCGACGAGTCGGAGCCCGGAACGTGCAAGGACATTCCGCTCCTCTTCGCGAACCCGCACAGCCTCATCGAGGGCATTGTCATCGCCTGTCATGCCATCAGGTCTTCGCATGCCTTCATCTATCTGCGTGGTGAGGTCGTCCCCGTTCTGCGGCGGTTGCACGAGGCCGTACGCGAGGCGTACGAGGCCGGCTTCCTCGGCGAGAACATTCTCGGCAGCGGACTCGATCTCCAGCTCACCGTGCACGCCGGCGCCGGCGCGTACATCTGTGGTGAGGAGACCGCACTGCTCGACTCGCTCGAAGGCCGCCGTGGTCAACCGCGGCTGCGTCCCCCCTTTCCTGCTGTCGAGGGCCTCTACGCGTGCCCGACTGTCGTGAACAACGTCGAATCGATCGCGTCGGTTCCCGCCATCATGCACAAGGGCAAGGAATGGTTCAGGTCGATGGGCAGCGAGAAGTCCCCGGGCTTCACGCTCTACTCGCTCAGCGGCCATGTCGCCAGCCCCGGCCAGTACGAGGGCCCACTCGGCATCACCCTCCGTCAGCTCCTGGAGATGAGCGGTGGCATGCGGCCCGGACACCGCCTCAAGTTCTGGACGCCGGGCGGCTCCTCGACCCCGATGTTCACCGACGAGCACCTCGACGTCCCCCTGGACTACGAGGGAGTGGCCGCCGCGGGTTCCATGCTCGGCACCAAGGCACTCCAGTGCTTCGACGAGACCACCTGCGTCGTACGGGCCGTCACCCGCTGGACCGAGTTCTACGCCCACGAGTCCTGCGGCAAGTGCACCCCCTGCCGTGAAGGCACCTACTGGCTGGTGCAGTTGCTGCGCGACATCGAGGCCGGCAAGGGCGTCATGAGCGACCTCGACAAGCTGAACGACATCGCCGACAACATCAACGGCAAGTCCTTCTGCGCCCTCGGCGACGGCGCCGCCTCGCCGATCTTCTCCTCCCTCAAGTACTTCCGCGCGGAGTACGAGGACCACATCACGGGCCGGGGCTGCCCCTTCGACCCGGCCAGGTCGACCGCCTGGGCCGACAAGGACAAGCACGCGGAGGTGAACGCATGA